From the Roseiconus lacunae genome, one window contains:
- a CDS encoding DUF7133 domain-containing protein: protein MESQTLASIKTNACAGVPMVMWLRYGLICGALLIAHSDVTLAQPIEESSTKSSESSYRIISVSTAKAATDSRSKHWKPAPDGLALEVSGMTTLPDSRLAVAIRRGEVWILDGVYDDPADQVTYHRFATALHEPLGLLEHQGDLYTAQRSELTRLRDNDGDDVADEYLTVAKGWGVTGHYHEYAYGPKLDRDGNLWITLNIGLGLKGEHLSRTLPNPGLGYRQGKWRGWGMKVTPNGELLPVCAGMRSPSGLGANLKGDMFYTDQQGNWVATNTLHHMRSGAFFHHAEALASMNEPGSTIRNVDNVPGGLPFPDALKAFKELCPPAIWFPYKKVGQSATDIVVDRSGGAFGPFAGQLFVGEFTQAGINRVFLEKIDGQYQGACFPFKLGFASAVLRLVQGDDGSLFVGLTNRGWSSLGDASYGLQRLVWNGSTPFEIKEMRAKHDGFELEFTKPVDGGTASDVNSYQMKSYTYLYHSAYGSDEIQNQKLNIRSATVSPDRRTVRLQIDGLRQFFVHELDASGVLDASGESLEHPNAYYTLNRIP from the coding sequence ATGGAAAGCCAAACTCTCGCTTCAATCAAAACAAACGCTTGTGCTGGAGTACCGATGGTGATGTGGCTGCGATACGGACTGATATGTGGTGCCTTGTTGATTGCCCACAGCGATGTGACGCTGGCCCAGCCGATCGAGGAGTCGTCGACAAAGTCGAGCGAGAGTTCTTATCGGATTATCTCGGTATCGACGGCAAAGGCTGCGACCGATTCGCGTTCGAAACATTGGAAGCCAGCGCCAGATGGATTGGCGCTCGAAGTCTCAGGGATGACAACGCTGCCCGATTCAAGACTAGCCGTGGCAATCCGGCGGGGCGAAGTTTGGATCCTTGACGGAGTCTACGATGACCCCGCCGATCAAGTGACCTATCACCGATTCGCAACGGCGCTGCATGAACCGCTGGGGTTATTAGAACATCAGGGCGATCTTTACACCGCCCAACGAAGTGAGTTGACTCGATTGCGAGATAACGATGGTGACGACGTTGCCGATGAGTACCTTACGGTCGCGAAAGGCTGGGGCGTAACCGGCCATTACCACGAATACGCCTACGGACCAAAACTGGATCGTGATGGCAACCTATGGATCACATTAAACATCGGCCTCGGGCTCAAAGGCGAGCATCTCTCGCGAACGTTGCCCAATCCAGGCTTGGGTTATCGGCAAGGCAAGTGGCGCGGCTGGGGAATGAAAGTCACTCCGAATGGTGAGTTGCTACCGGTTTGTGCCGGCATGCGGTCACCGTCCGGATTGGGCGCCAATCTAAAAGGCGACATGTTCTACACCGACCAACAAGGGAACTGGGTCGCGACGAACACGTTACACCACATGCGTTCGGGCGCGTTTTTCCATCATGCAGAAGCATTAGCGTCGATGAATGAACCGGGTTCGACGATCCGTAACGTCGACAACGTTCCCGGAGGACTTCCGTTTCCAGATGCGTTAAAGGCTTTCAAGGAATTATGCCCCCCCGCGATCTGGTTTCCGTACAAGAAGGTCGGGCAATCGGCGACCGATATCGTGGTCGATCGTAGTGGCGGCGCATTTGGACCGTTCGCGGGACAACTATTTGTCGGAGAGTTTACTCAGGCGGGCATCAATCGTGTCTTCCTTGAAAAAATCGACGGTCAATACCAAGGCGCGTGCTTCCCCTTTAAACTCGGCTTCGCCTCCGCGGTCTTGCGACTGGTACAAGGCGACGACGGAAGTCTATTTGTTGGCTTAACCAATCGTGGCTGGAGTAGCTTGGGTGACGCAAGCTACGGTTTACAGCGGCTTGTATGGAATGGCAGCACTCCTTTTGAAATCAAGGAGATGCGGGCGAAGCACGATGGCTTTGAATTAGAGTTCACAAAGCCTGTCGATGGCGGCACCGCGAGTGATGTCAACTCTTACCAAATGAAAAGCTACACGTACCTGTATCATTCAGCGTACGGAAGTGATGAAATTCAAAATCAAAAACTGAACATCCGATCGGCAACCGTCTCGCCCGATCGGCGAACCGTTCGTTTGCAAATCGATGGATTGCGTCAATTCTTTGTCCATGAACTTGATGCCAGCGGTGTCCTCGATGCCTCGGGTGAATCGCTCGAGCATCCCAACGCCTACTACACCTTGAACCGGATCCCATAG